The bacterium genome includes the window CTCCTATCCTTAGGGGTATCTTCTGATAAGCTTCCAACCTCCATTGAGGAATACACAAAGGCAATGAGAAAGATTCCGCATAATGGCAAGCTTATGGCTGCCCTGGGAACGGTTTATGAAAACCTCCATATCTTTGGCTATTACCGGGGAGGGGTGAGTGTAGAAATGATTAAAGATGGTTTCCAAAAGGCAAGGTTTATTATTGATACATTGTCAAAAGGGGTTTAAAGATGCAAAGGTCTATTTTTTCTGGTTTGGTGGGAATATCCTTATTTTTCTTGCAAAGCCTTTATGCTGATACAATCTATCTTCATGACGGCTCCTCTATATTGGGTGAGATTATTGAAAGCATCCCAGGTGTCTCTTACACCCTAAAGAGGAAGGATGAGACAATCCAGGTCTTTAAAATGGAGGATGTTTGGAAGACAAGCTTTGAAGAAAAAGAAGCCTATGAGGATAGCCTTTATCTTAAGGATGGAGGGATATATTTTAATCTCGGGCTTGCCTTCTTTATCAAGCAAAATATGAAATCTTCCTTAGAGATACTAGGGGAGTGCATTAAGAAATTTGAAAGCCTTTCAAAGGCAGCCTCTGTTTTGGGATTCCCAGCCGATGAGGTTTCTCTCTCCCTTACTGGCAAGCCAAAGGTGTCCAAGGAAGAGATAAAGAAGCTATTATAGTATCTTCCATTACTTAGTGCAAAAATAGATAGGGTTGTGTTTATCTGTTAAAAATTCATCCACCTTTTAAGAAATTTTGAATTCTAAATTTTGAATTTTGAATTGAAGGTTTAAGTTTTATAAAATTTTTTCCCTTTTAATTCAAAATTCAACATTCAAAATTCATAATTTTATAAAGTTTTCCTTAAGATTATCTAAACACATACATTTTGTAAAGCGTTATGGAATTAACTATAGATATGGAGAGATAGGCTTTTCAGATTTCAAACAAAAGGCAGTGCTGATTGGTCAAACTGGCCCAAGCATTGGCGATTATAGCCCAACCCCTATCTCTTCCTTCTCTCCCAATCTCTTTATCCACAGAGAGGTAGTCGCCAATCTCCTTGAGGATGATACCCTCTATTCCCCTCCCCTTTGGCTTACTCCCACAATCATTATTCTCTTTTCTCTCTTGGCCGGGCTTACTACTTTGTTTCCGGTAAGGATAAATGCCCTTCTTTTCCCTGCTTCTCTTTTTATGTATCTTTTCCTTTCCTTTTTTCTCTTTCTAAAGGGAATTCTTTTAAATGTCTTCTCTCCTATCTTGGCAGGCTTTCTTTCCTATAGCGCATCCACCGGATATGCTTTATTTTTTGAGGAGAAAGAGAAAAGGAGGATAAGGTTTTTCTTTAAGAGGTATGTATCCGAAGGTGTGGTGGATAAGATATTGAATAGGCAATTTGAGGCATTAAGGAGAAAGGAGCTTACCATTTTATTTTCTGATATAAAGGGATTTGGTGAGTTTTCCGAAAGGGCACAACCTGAGGAGATAACTGAGATGCTGAGAAGATACTTTGATGAGATGACTGAGATTGTCTTTAAATATGGGGGGACATTAGATAAATTTATCGGTGATGGAATGCTTGCCTTCTTTGGTGATCCCGATGAACTCCCTAATCATGCATTATCTGCGGTTAACTCTGCGCTTGAAATGCAAAAAAAGGGTTCTCTGCTAAACAAGGAATGGGAAAGGGAGGGAAGAGAGACAATTGAAATAAAGATTGGGATAAATACAGGGTTTGTCACTGTGGGTGCGATTGGTTCAAAGCGAAGGTCTGAATATACGGTTCTGGGAAGGGAGGTAAACCTTGCCCAAAGGCTTGAGGCAAAGGCAACCCCGGGAAAGATTCTTATCTCCCACCGA containing:
- a CDS encoding DUF5618 family protein, yielding MAKKIFPKDPKEAFSKAKRYFANAKESLSKSGIEYDRYKDEKYVKEASAMAYLSALAAIDGHLLSLGVSSDKLPTSIEEYTKAMRKIPHNGKLMAALGTVYENLHIFGYYRGGVSVEMIKDGFQKARFIIDTLSKGV
- a CDS encoding adenylate/guanylate cyclase domain-containing protein, which translates into the protein MGFSDFKQKAVLIGQTGPSIGDYSPTPISSFSPNLFIHREVVANLLEDDTLYSPPLWLTPTIIILFSLLAGLTTLFPVRINALLFPASLFMYLFLSFFLFLKGILLNVFSPILAGFLSYSASTGYALFFEEKEKRRIRFFFKRYVSEGVVDKILNRQFEALRRKELTILFSDIKGFGEFSERAQPEEITEMLRRYFDEMTEIVFKYGGTLDKFIGDGMLAFFGDPDELPNHALSAVNSALEMQKKGSLLNKEWEREGRETIEIKIGINTGFVTVGAIGSKRRSEYTVLGREVNLAQRLEAKATPGKILISHRTFSLVKDRIKAKELGEIEVKGEREPVMVYEVDPSLIDL